A single region of the Epinephelus moara isolate mb chromosome 16, YSFRI_EMoa_1.0, whole genome shotgun sequence genome encodes:
- the tspan31 gene encoding tetraspanin-31, with translation MVCGGFTCSKNALCSLNVVYMLVGLLLIGVAAWGKGFGLVSSIHIIGGVIAVGVFLLLIAIVGLIGAIHHHQVMLFFYMVILFIVFLFQFGVSCSCLAMNRGQQEALLNSAWGMLVNNTKTHLETQLDCCGLLNVTASRVQFDQDLQSCPASCKKTPLGCYTCGEKMLDHATEALKILGGVGLFFSFTEILGVWLAVRYRNQKDPRANPSAFL, from the exons ATGGTCTGTGGCGGTTTCACCTGTTCCAAAAATGCGCTTTGTTCCCTGAATGTGGTTTATATG CTGGTCGGGCTGCTGCTGATCGGAGTAGCAGCATGGGGGAAGGGGTTCGGCCTGGTGTCGAGCATCCACATCATCGGAGGGGTCATTGCGGTGGGCGTCTTCCTGCTGCTCATCGCTATCGTTGGCCTCATCGGAGCAATACACCACCACCAAGTCATGCTCTTCTTT TACATGGTCATTCTTTTTATCGTATTCCTGTTCCAATTTGGAGTTTCCTGTTCCTGTTTGGCAATGAACCGTGGACAGCAG GAGGCACTTCTGAACTCCGCTTGGGGAATGTTGGTGAACAACACAAAGACTCACCTGGAGACCCAGCTGGACTGCTGTGGGCTGCTCAACGTCACTGCCAGCCGGGTACAGTTTGATCAGGACCTGCAGAGCTGCCCCGCT TCATGCAAAAAGACACCCCTCGGCTGTTACACCTGCGGGGAGAAGATGCTAGATCATGCAACAGAGGCTCTGAAGATCCTCGGGGGCGTTGGACTCTTCTTCAGCTTCACAGAG ATCCTGGGAGTGTGGCTCGCCGTGCGCTACAGGAACCAGAAGGATCCACGAGCAAACCCAAGTGCTTTCCTATAG